One segment of Allorhodopirellula heiligendammensis DNA contains the following:
- a CDS encoding cysteine desulfurase family protein, giving the protein MQPIYLDNCSTTRLDSSVLAAMLPFFTENFGNPGTPHEAVGGVVQRAIRQAREAVATLINCIPNEIVWTSGATEANNLAILGLASKQPPGKRHIITQATEHSAVLEPCRHLESEGWQVTYLNVDEFGNIDLDELRNSIRDDTALVSIMWGNNEIGTIHPVAEIASICGELGIPVHCDAAQAAGKVAIDVEAVHVSLLTLSAHKFYGPKGAGALYIRDLGKAKSIDPRLYGGGQEKGIRPGTLNVPCIVGLGEACRLASQNRRAWSEHISGLRDRFETMLLESLKGVSVNGNRESRLPHISNIAFLGADGEGLLTMLLRLPNDGEEWGRCL; this is encoded by the coding sequence GTGCAACCAATATACCTAGACAACTGTTCCACGACTCGGCTGGACTCAAGCGTGCTTGCAGCCATGCTTCCCTTTTTCACCGAGAACTTTGGAAATCCAGGGACGCCGCACGAGGCCGTAGGTGGCGTTGTGCAGCGAGCGATTAGGCAAGCCCGTGAAGCAGTTGCCACTTTGATTAACTGTATTCCCAACGAAATTGTTTGGACCAGCGGGGCAACTGAGGCAAATAATTTGGCAATCCTTGGCTTGGCATCTAAGCAGCCGCCAGGCAAACGCCACATCATTACTCAGGCTACCGAGCACTCCGCGGTTCTCGAGCCATGTCGCCATCTTGAAAGCGAAGGATGGCAGGTCACCTATTTGAATGTTGATGAGTTTGGAAACATTGACCTCGACGAGTTGAGAAATTCGATTCGTGACGATACCGCGCTCGTTTCAATAATGTGGGGCAACAACGAAATCGGCACGATACACCCGGTCGCAGAGATTGCATCCATCTGCGGTGAACTAGGCATTCCGGTCCACTGTGATGCAGCTCAGGCAGCAGGAAAAGTGGCGATTGATGTTGAAGCGGTTCACGTCTCATTGCTGACCCTTTCCGCGCACAAGTTTTATGGCCCCAAGGGAGCGGGGGCGTTGTATATTCGCGACTTGGGAAAGGCAAAATCAATTGATCCGCGACTGTACGGCGGTGGCCAGGAAAAGGGAATCCGGCCTGGCACGCTGAATGTACCCTGCATCGTTGGACTTGGTGAGGCATGTCGCTTGGCGTCACAGAACCGTCGAGCATGGAGTGAGCACATCTCGGGTCTTCGAGATCGATTTGAGACTATGCTCCTTGAATCATTGAAAGGCGTCTCGGTAAATGGTAATCGAGAGAGCAGATTGCCACACATCAGCAACATCGCATTTCTTGGTGCCGATGGTGAAGGTCTGCTTACAATGCTATTACGCTTGCCAAACGACGGTGAAGAGTGGGGCCGATGCTTGTGA
- a CDS encoding phosphoadenosine phosphosulfate reductase domain-containing protein → MSMEHTCSVVSFGGGVNSTAMLVGLEERGEPPDHILFADTGGEKPETYDHLERMQSWLRSKGFPKITTVREGNGLEDDCIARDTLPGKAFGFGSCSERFKIRPQRRWAKQLGHENVVWLVGIHFGERKRAERTLNQRNDVSFPLIDWRWDQEDCVEAIRCGGIPVPVKSACFFCPAMKKREVIQLSKDNPSLFARAVEMEDAALESGKITTVKGLGRSWSWRSLVAADASQLKLFDDTQSPICDTCIDW, encoded by the coding sequence ATGAGTATGGAACACACTTGCTCCGTCGTCAGCTTTGGCGGAGGAGTAAACTCAACGGCGATGCTCGTCGGCCTTGAGGAACGCGGTGAGCCGCCAGACCATATCCTTTTTGCAGATACTGGTGGTGAGAAGCCGGAGACCTACGACCACCTTGAGCGAATGCAGTCTTGGCTGAGATCGAAGGGTTTTCCAAAGATAACAACTGTTAGAGAGGGGAATGGATTAGAAGATGATTGCATCGCTCGTGACACTCTTCCAGGAAAAGCTTTCGGATTCGGGTCATGCAGCGAGCGGTTTAAGATTCGACCTCAAAGACGATGGGCAAAACAACTAGGGCATGAGAATGTTGTTTGGCTTGTCGGCATTCACTTCGGCGAACGTAAACGAGCCGAGAGGACGCTGAATCAGCGAAACGATGTTTCTTTTCCTCTCATTGATTGGCGATGGGATCAAGAAGACTGCGTTGAAGCCATTCGATGTGGAGGTATTCCCGTTCCCGTCAAATCTGCATGCTTCTTCTGTCCAGCGATGAAGAAGAGGGAAGTCATTCAGTTGAGCAAAGACAATCCATCGCTATTCGCAAGGGCGGTGGAAATGGAAGATGCCGCACTTGAAAGTGGAAAAATCACAACAGTAAAGGGACTTGGTCGGTCATGGTCGTGGAGGAGCCTCGTTGCGGCAGACGCGTCGCAACTAAAGCTTTTCGACGATACGCAATCACCAATCTGCGACACCTGCATCGACTGGTGA
- a CDS encoding terminase gpA endonuclease subunit yields the protein MQLDPAKLRPSECCRLLNSTPLGEVINERQLHRYRTRAGHRIGDGKSVHLLKFAGLLIEDRHRPKADDTDAYEKHKDYSRERNAAKSLAGRDIGELPPISDPDRKAKAADSFRYFCEAYFSLTFHLSWSPDHIAVINKIEEAVVRGGLFSLAMARGSGKSSLAEVACIWAVLNGYRDFVCLIGSDEGHACDMLESIKTELDGNDLLLADYPEVCFPIQALDGIANRANGQLHQGKRTQIGWTAKEVVLPSIEGSKASGAIIKVAGLTGRIRGMKFKRPDGKTVRPSLVVLDDPQTDESARSLSQCANREAILAGAVLGLAGPGNKISGIMPCTVIRPGDMADNILDRDKHPEWNGSRTRMVNSFPTNETLWERYAEIRSEGLRAGDGGAAGTEFYRKNKAAMDEGADVAWKERFNHDELSAIQHAMNLKLQDEAAFFAEYQNEPLPAETVDADQLTAEQVAEKSNGMERCCVPIAANHLTAFIDVQGKLLFYVVAAWDDDFTGYIVDYGSFPDQKRPYFTLRDARHTLATEGTGLEGSLYAGMEALTADLLGREWQRDDGAAMKIERCLIDANWGHSTNVVYQFCRQSPHASILLPSHGRFVGASSSPFSEYKRRPGDRIGLNWRVPSVHGKRAIRHVIYDTNWWKSFTHARLAVAMGDRGCLSVFGDRAEQHRMFAEQITAEYFIKTEGRGRTVDEWKARPEQPDNHWLDCLVGTAVAASMQGSLLFGTDNQAAILRERVSFKELQQRKRR from the coding sequence GTGCAACTTGACCCAGCGAAACTACGACCGAGCGAGTGTTGCCGGCTACTCAACAGCACGCCGCTCGGCGAAGTCATCAACGAACGACAACTCCACCGCTATCGAACGCGAGCAGGTCATCGCATCGGTGACGGCAAAAGCGTTCACCTTTTGAAGTTCGCCGGCCTGCTGATCGAAGACCGCCACCGACCGAAAGCCGACGACACCGATGCCTACGAAAAGCACAAGGACTACTCGCGCGAACGAAACGCAGCGAAGTCACTCGCCGGCCGCGACATCGGCGAGCTTCCACCGATCTCCGACCCCGATCGGAAAGCAAAAGCCGCCGACAGTTTCCGATACTTCTGCGAAGCCTACTTCTCGCTGACGTTCCATCTCTCGTGGTCGCCGGATCACATCGCGGTCATCAACAAGATCGAAGAAGCCGTCGTTCGAGGCGGTTTGTTCTCGCTCGCAATGGCCCGAGGCAGCGGCAAGAGTTCGCTGGCCGAAGTCGCATGCATTTGGGCGGTCCTCAACGGCTATCGCGACTTCGTATGCTTGATCGGCAGCGACGAAGGTCACGCCTGCGACATGCTCGAATCCATTAAGACCGAACTAGACGGCAACGATCTACTCTTGGCCGACTACCCCGAGGTCTGCTTTCCCATCCAAGCCCTCGACGGAATCGCCAACCGAGCCAACGGACAACTGCACCAAGGAAAACGCACGCAAATTGGTTGGACCGCGAAAGAAGTAGTCCTGCCCAGTATCGAAGGCAGCAAAGCCAGCGGCGCGATCATCAAAGTCGCTGGCCTCACTGGCCGAATCCGCGGCATGAAGTTCAAACGCCCCGACGGCAAGACCGTTCGGCCGTCCCTAGTTGTTCTCGACGATCCGCAAACCGACGAGTCCGCTCGCTCGCTATCGCAGTGTGCCAACCGCGAAGCAATCCTCGCCGGCGCGGTGCTCGGGCTCGCCGGCCCAGGAAATAAGATCTCCGGCATTATGCCCTGCACGGTCATTCGCCCCGGCGACATGGCCGACAACATTCTCGACCGCGACAAGCACCCTGAGTGGAATGGCTCGCGAACGCGAATGGTCAACTCGTTCCCCACCAACGAAACCTTGTGGGAACGCTATGCCGAGATTCGCAGCGAAGGTTTGCGTGCCGGCGATGGCGGAGCGGCCGGCACCGAGTTCTATCGCAAGAACAAGGCAGCGATGGACGAAGGTGCCGACGTCGCGTGGAAAGAGCGTTTCAACCACGACGAGCTATCCGCGATCCAACACGCGATGAATTTGAAGCTTCAAGACGAAGCCGCGTTCTTCGCCGAGTACCAAAACGAACCGTTGCCAGCCGAAACCGTCGACGCCGACCAACTCACCGCCGAGCAAGTCGCGGAAAAGTCCAACGGAATGGAGCGGTGCTGCGTCCCCATCGCCGCCAATCACCTCACCGCGTTCATCGACGTCCAAGGAAAACTGCTTTTCTATGTCGTCGCCGCGTGGGACGACGACTTCACCGGCTACATCGTCGACTACGGTTCATTCCCCGACCAAAAGCGCCCGTACTTCACGCTCCGCGACGCGCGTCACACCCTCGCGACCGAAGGCACCGGCCTCGAAGGCTCGCTTTACGCCGGGATGGAAGCTCTGACCGCCGATCTACTCGGCCGAGAATGGCAGCGTGACGACGGCGCGGCAATGAAGATAGAACGCTGCCTCATCGACGCCAACTGGGGCCACTCCACCAACGTCGTCTACCAATTCTGCCGACAAAGCCCTCACGCCTCGATCCTACTTCCGTCCCACGGTCGCTTTGTCGGCGCGTCGTCCAGTCCCTTCAGCGAATACAAACGCCGACCCGGCGATCGCATCGGCCTCAACTGGCGAGTCCCCTCGGTCCACGGAAAGCGAGCGATCCGCCACGTCATCTACGACACAAACTGGTGGAAGTCCTTCACACACGCCCGACTCGCCGTCGCCATGGGCGACCGAGGCTGCCTGTCCGTCTTCGGCGATCGCGCCGAGCAACACCGAATGTTCGCCGAGCAAATCACCGCCGAGTACTTCATCAAAACCGAAGGCCGCGGCCGAACCGTCGACGAATGGAAAGCCCGCCCCGAGCAACCCGACAACCACTGGCTCGACTGCCTAGTAGGCACTGCCGTCGCCGCGTCGATGCAAGGATCGCTGTTGTTCGGCACCGATAACCAAGCCGCAATCCTGCGAGAACGCGTCAGTTTCAAAGAGCTCCAACAACGAAAGAGAAGATAG
- a CDS encoding phage tail tape measure protein, protein MSQVRAGSAYVELLTKDAAFVKGLRSAQKRLESFGASTRLLGTKLMGLGAAAAAPLAGSVAIFSNFDDAMRGVAAITQATGSQLESLRNTAKKLGATTSYSASEVASLMTELGRAGFKPDQIEKMTAAVMNMARATGTDATQASGIMAATIRQFGMEAGEATRVADGLTAAANKSFNTVESLGEALSYAGPVAADANMSLEETLAILGTLGNMGIQGSSAGNAMRRLLTISAAESEKFKTIFGVTTKDAKGNARSLVDILGEVAAATLPTHGPCSLVK, encoded by the coding sequence ATGTCCCAAGTCCGCGCCGGATCCGCCTACGTCGAACTGCTGACCAAGGATGCAGCATTCGTGAAGGGTCTGCGGTCAGCTCAAAAGCGATTGGAATCGTTCGGTGCGTCAACGCGGTTGCTCGGCACCAAACTGATGGGACTCGGCGCGGCCGCTGCGGCACCACTAGCAGGCAGCGTCGCTATCTTCTCCAACTTCGATGACGCAATGCGGGGCGTCGCCGCGATCACGCAAGCGACCGGATCGCAGCTTGAGTCGCTGCGCAATACGGCAAAGAAGCTCGGAGCAACCACCAGTTACTCCGCCAGCGAAGTCGCATCGTTGATGACCGAGCTTGGGCGTGCCGGTTTCAAGCCGGACCAGATCGAGAAGATGACAGCCGCTGTGATGAACATGGCTCGCGCGACTGGCACCGACGCGACTCAGGCGTCTGGCATCATGGCAGCGACCATTCGTCAGTTCGGAATGGAGGCCGGCGAGGCGACACGGGTTGCCGATGGATTGACCGCAGCGGCGAACAAGTCATTCAACACGGTGGAGTCTCTCGGCGAAGCGTTGTCCTATGCCGGCCCCGTCGCCGCTGATGCGAACATGAGCCTTGAAGAGACGCTCGCGATTCTCGGAACGCTTGGCAATATGGGCATTCAAGGCTCGTCTGCCGGTAATGCGATGCGCCGGCTTCTGACGATCAGTGCCGCGGAATCCGAAAAGTTCAAAACCATATTTGGCGTCACGACGAAAGATGCCAAAGGCAACGCTCGCTCACTGGTCGACATTCTCGGTGAGGTCGCCGCGGCTACCTTGCCGACACATGGACCGTGTTCGTTGGTCAAGTGA
- a CDS encoding DUF1552 domain-containing protein, whose protein sequence is MIRNSTIDRRACLKGVGVSLALPLLDTMAWADTGTIATPQPPVRLGFMYMPHGVIMDQFWPADAASFLTSPPPALDALRPVLDQCLMMKGIAGVPNGPFKGAPHALELSTWLTAALPSAEKRDEISISISADQIAAGALGAFTALPSLELATMPQTWKENQAGLNEAYYSHCSFRSPTQAVPAETNPRNVLNRMFHKQAPGGGRTPTAMSPLDRNMLDLVLGGANDLRRTLPVADQRKLDEYLDSVRSVERRIAAIELRQQEAALEKAGVRPSRRRDSDSSPIEIKIPEGDRRSKYMQVMCDLNVLAFQTDTTRVCTYIGSTPNGVSYPELGFNDQHHSTTHHNNDAEKVRKVAAITAFNIEQFAYMVKKMHSLREGDGTLLDNCIMMWGSGLENGDKHTRENLPFIIAGKGGGTIKTGRFLPDVKGNQGDLLTTLVTCAGVPLGRPIGIATKQIPEISANS, encoded by the coding sequence ATGATCAGAAACAGCACCATTGATCGCCGTGCCTGCCTCAAAGGCGTGGGTGTTTCGCTCGCCCTGCCCCTGTTGGACACCATGGCGTGGGCGGACACCGGCACGATTGCCACTCCTCAGCCTCCCGTACGGCTGGGCTTCATGTACATGCCGCACGGGGTGATCATGGACCAGTTCTGGCCCGCCGACGCGGCCAGCTTCTTGACGTCGCCACCGCCCGCCCTCGATGCCCTGCGACCGGTGCTCGACCAATGCCTGATGATGAAGGGAATTGCGGGCGTTCCCAACGGCCCGTTCAAAGGCGCGCCGCACGCACTCGAGCTATCGACATGGCTGACCGCCGCCCTGCCGTCCGCCGAGAAGCGGGACGAGATCAGTATCTCGATCTCTGCCGACCAGATCGCCGCCGGTGCCCTGGGCGCTTTCACCGCATTGCCCTCGCTGGAACTTGCCACGATGCCGCAGACGTGGAAGGAGAATCAGGCAGGTCTGAACGAGGCCTACTACTCGCACTGCAGTTTTCGCTCTCCCACCCAAGCCGTACCGGCGGAGACGAACCCCCGCAATGTGCTCAATCGCATGTTCCACAAGCAGGCACCCGGCGGCGGCCGCACGCCGACCGCCATGAGTCCGCTCGACCGCAACATGCTCGACTTGGTACTCGGGGGTGCCAATGATCTGCGGCGCACCCTGCCCGTCGCCGACCAGCGCAAACTCGACGAGTACTTGGACAGCGTTCGTTCGGTGGAACGGCGGATTGCCGCCATCGAACTGCGCCAGCAAGAGGCGGCATTGGAAAAGGCGGGAGTCCGGCCGAGCCGCCGGCGTGATTCCGATTCATCGCCGATCGAGATCAAGATTCCTGAGGGAGACCGGCGCAGCAAGTACATGCAAGTGATGTGCGACCTGAACGTGCTCGCATTCCAGACCGACACCACCCGCGTGTGCACTTATATTGGCTCGACGCCCAACGGTGTCTCCTATCCCGAACTCGGATTCAACGATCAGCATCACTCCACAACCCACCACAACAACGACGCCGAGAAAGTTCGCAAGGTGGCCGCGATCACGGCCTTCAACATCGAGCAGTTTGCCTACATGGTGAAGAAGATGCACAGCCTGCGAGAGGGCGACGGCACGCTGCTGGACAACTGCATCATGATGTGGGGATCGGGACTCGAAAACGGCGACAAGCACACGCGAGAAAACCTCCCCTTCATCATCGCCGGCAAGGGCGGCGGTACCATCAAGACCGGACGCTTCTTGCCCGACGTGAAGGGCAATCAAGGCGATCTGCTGACCACGCTCGTGACCTGCGCCGGCGTCCCGCTCGGCCGCCCCATCGGAATCGCCACCAAACAAATCCCCGAGATCTCCGCCAACTCCTGA
- a CDS encoding phage portal protein, giving the protein MKHWSRADGLSSATANSPDVRRTLRNRSRYEVANNSYARGITLTLANDVVGTGPRLQMLTPDDAANRFVEAEFFAWAEAVGLAEKLRTMRLARVSDGESFGLLTSNERVASTVKLDVRLIEADQVASPTLVADRARYIDGIKFDADGNPLSYDVLREHPGDVTFTIDEEFDTVPAAAVLHYFRCDRPGQIRGIPDITPALPLFAQLRRFTLAVLAAAETAAEFAGILYTDAPANGEADSAEPFEPIELEKRMLLTMPGGWKMAQMKSEQPSTTYAEFKKEILNEIARCLNMPFNVAAGNSSGYNYASGRLDHQTYFKSIRVEQTQLARVVLDRVLNAWLREAILIEGYLPNSLRTLDSTFEHQWFWDGHEHVDPAKEANAQKIRLSNHTTTLAIEFARQGRDWETELKQRAKEVSLMRELGLSASDETQPQPSTKVTEDNAEDTARAA; this is encoded by the coding sequence ATGAAACATTGGTCTCGAGCCGATGGTTTGTCGTCCGCTACAGCGAATAGCCCCGATGTGCGTCGAACACTTCGCAATCGGTCGCGTTACGAGGTCGCCAATAACAGCTACGCTCGCGGGATCACGTTAACGCTGGCGAATGATGTCGTGGGCACTGGGCCACGTTTGCAAATGCTGACGCCGGATGATGCCGCGAATCGTTTCGTTGAAGCGGAATTCTTTGCTTGGGCGGAAGCGGTCGGCCTGGCGGAAAAGCTGCGGACTATGCGGCTGGCTCGCGTTTCAGACGGTGAATCGTTTGGTTTACTGACCAGCAACGAACGAGTTGCATCAACCGTGAAGCTCGACGTGCGGTTGATCGAAGCCGACCAAGTTGCCTCGCCGACCTTGGTCGCTGACCGCGCACGATACATCGACGGCATTAAGTTTGATGCCGACGGAAACCCTCTCAGCTACGACGTGCTTCGGGAACATCCTGGCGATGTTACGTTCACGATTGACGAAGAATTCGATACGGTGCCGGCCGCCGCTGTGTTGCACTACTTCCGTTGCGATCGACCGGGTCAGATTCGCGGTATCCCCGACATCACGCCGGCGTTGCCTCTCTTCGCACAACTACGCCGGTTCACGCTTGCCGTACTTGCCGCTGCTGAAACTGCCGCCGAGTTCGCCGGCATCCTGTACACCGACGCTCCGGCAAATGGTGAAGCAGATTCCGCTGAACCGTTCGAGCCGATCGAGCTTGAAAAGCGAATGCTGCTCACGATGCCCGGCGGCTGGAAGATGGCTCAAATGAAGTCGGAGCAACCTTCGACCACTTACGCCGAGTTTAAGAAGGAGATTCTCAACGAGATCGCTCGTTGTTTGAACATGCCTTTCAACGTCGCCGCGGGGAATTCGTCGGGTTACAACTACGCCAGTGGGCGACTCGATCACCAAACCTACTTCAAGTCGATCCGTGTTGAGCAAACCCAACTTGCTCGCGTCGTTCTGGATCGCGTTTTGAATGCTTGGCTTCGCGAGGCCATTCTCATCGAGGGCTATCTGCCCAATTCGCTTCGCACACTCGACTCAACGTTCGAGCACCAATGGTTCTGGGATGGTCACGAGCATGTCGATCCCGCCAAAGAAGCCAATGCCCAAAAGATCCGGCTCTCGAATCATACGACTACTCTGGCCATCGAATTTGCGCGGCAGGGGCGTGATTGGGAGACGGAACTCAAACAGCGTGCCAAAGAAGTGTCGCTGATGCGTGAGCTTGGTCTGTCGGCCAGCGATGAAACTCAACCTCAACCCTCAACCAAGGTCACGGAAGACAATGCCGAAGACACAGCACGCGCCGCTTGA
- a CDS encoding phage major capsid protein, whose translation MPKTQHAPLEADAESVPSSLRIVCDDAATITLAAAETPEEGKPSLRKFSMTAYTGGVMRLGGWPYPVVVDLAGMRVTRKSRPILKDHDRGSIVGHTDDIAITDKSLEVAGVISGVGATAQEVIATSENGFPWQASLGASADKVVFIPEGKTANVNSREFKGPVYVARKSTLGEVSFVALGADDDTEARVAAGNYAEGDDPSDTDEDTDDLEPVNASLNMSTKPKTQSKPANSPVAEMRAEAARESRRIAGIRMVCDNKHASIEADAIEQGWSVTKTELTVLRSERPKAPESGTSKPGFTREILEAAACLSVGIDEKTLLASYGERTLNQADPMRHIGLKELVAECARMEGIDVPRVFGDGTATIRAGFSTMSLPSILENVMNKTLLAAYTNTPIAAFDLCSVGTVSDFKEVSRYRLLGTGGFEQVAPDGELKHGKLSEQKYSNKADTYGQILMLTRQDIINDDLSAFMDIPRQMGRSGAESIDDLFFTLLLKNAGFFTGGNGNLLSGTDTKFGPDSLTVAKTTFRKQKAGPGNKPKDQKPINIRPEYLVVPVELETEAELLMGSAQLMIDAQGSPTKIPVDNPHRNKYRVISTPHLSDSYYTGASGKAWYLFANPNILPAFEIVFLNGRRTPVIERVEMPPNMLGMGFRSYIDFGVNSQDYRAAVKVTGEA comes from the coding sequence ATGCCGAAGACACAGCACGCGCCGCTTGAAGCCGACGCCGAATCCGTCCCAAGTTCGCTACGAATCGTTTGTGACGATGCGGCGACGATCACGCTCGCCGCGGCCGAAACGCCAGAAGAAGGCAAGCCTTCGCTGCGTAAGTTCTCGATGACCGCATACACCGGCGGTGTGATGCGGCTCGGCGGTTGGCCTTATCCAGTCGTTGTCGACTTGGCCGGCATGCGAGTGACACGCAAGTCGCGTCCAATTTTGAAAGACCACGATCGCGGCAGCATTGTTGGACACACCGACGACATTGCGATCACCGACAAATCGCTCGAAGTCGCCGGCGTGATCTCGGGCGTGGGTGCTACAGCTCAAGAAGTGATCGCGACCAGCGAGAACGGTTTCCCGTGGCAAGCCTCGCTGGGTGCGAGTGCCGACAAGGTTGTTTTCATTCCTGAAGGCAAAACGGCGAACGTAAACAGTCGCGAATTCAAAGGGCCAGTCTATGTCGCTCGCAAGTCAACGCTGGGCGAGGTTTCGTTCGTCGCTTTGGGTGCCGACGACGATACCGAGGCTCGCGTCGCTGCCGGCAACTACGCCGAGGGCGATGATCCCAGCGACACGGATGAAGACACAGACGACCTTGAACCCGTCAACGCAAGTTTGAATATGAGCACGAAGCCAAAGACGCAATCCAAACCTGCGAATTCTCCTGTCGCTGAAATGCGAGCTGAAGCTGCTCGTGAATCTCGTCGCATCGCCGGCATTCGCATGGTGTGTGACAACAAACATGCGTCGATCGAAGCCGATGCAATCGAACAAGGATGGAGCGTCACGAAGACGGAGTTGACTGTGCTACGAAGCGAACGACCGAAGGCTCCTGAATCCGGCACGTCGAAACCTGGATTCACCCGCGAAATCTTGGAAGCCGCGGCTTGTTTGTCCGTCGGTATCGACGAAAAGACGCTGCTGGCCAGCTACGGTGAACGCACTTTGAACCAGGCTGATCCGATGCGACACATCGGTTTGAAAGAACTGGTCGCAGAATGCGCTCGCATGGAAGGCATCGACGTTCCACGTGTTTTCGGTGACGGTACTGCGACGATCCGTGCCGGCTTCTCGACCATGAGCCTGCCGAGCATCCTCGAAAACGTGATGAACAAGACGCTGTTGGCGGCCTACACCAACACGCCGATCGCCGCCTTTGATCTCTGTAGCGTGGGAACCGTGTCGGACTTCAAGGAAGTCTCGCGTTACCGTTTGCTGGGTACTGGCGGGTTCGAGCAAGTTGCACCCGACGGCGAGTTGAAGCACGGAAAGTTGTCCGAGCAGAAGTACAGCAACAAGGCTGACACTTACGGTCAGATCTTGATGCTGACTCGACAGGACATCATCAACGATGACTTGTCGGCATTCATGGACATCCCACGTCAAATGGGACGATCGGGTGCCGAGTCGATCGACGATCTGTTCTTCACGCTGTTGCTCAAGAACGCTGGGTTCTTCACCGGCGGCAATGGCAACTTGTTGTCCGGAACCGACACGAAGTTCGGTCCCGACAGTTTGACGGTTGCCAAGACGACTTTCCGCAAGCAGAAGGCTGGTCCTGGCAACAAGCCGAAGGATCAAAAGCCGATCAACATTCGGCCCGAGTACTTGGTTGTTCCGGTCGAGCTGGAAACCGAAGCGGAACTGCTGATGGGTTCGGCACAGTTGATGATCGACGCTCAAGGTTCGCCGACCAAAATCCCGGTCGACAACCCCCACCGCAACAAGTACCGCGTCATCAGCACACCGCATTTATCGGATTCGTACTACACCGGCGCGAGTGGCAAGGCTTGGTATCTGTTCGCCAATCCCAACATCCTGCCGGCGTTCGAGATTGTGTTCCTCAATGGTCGTCGTACGCCGGTGATCGAACGAGTCGAAATGCCACCGAACATGCTGGGCATGGGTTTCCGCTCGTACATCGACTTTGGTGTGAACTCGCAAGATTACCGCGCTGCCGTGAAGGTTACTGGCGAAGCGTAG
- a CDS encoding DUF2190 family protein, translated as MNTADFVQEGAAVDYTPDADLPAGSVVVQGELVGITKHDIKANVLGAISVEGVFDVAKDPAISVSAGAKVYWDATAGQSVTTATGNKLLGKAVLSAGTNTPIVRVRLSQ; from the coding sequence ATGAATACAGCAGATTTTGTTCAAGAGGGAGCGGCCGTCGACTACACGCCCGACGCCGATCTCCCGGCCGGTAGTGTCGTCGTGCAAGGCGAATTGGTTGGCATCACCAAACACGACATCAAAGCCAACGTACTCGGTGCGATCAGCGTCGAGGGCGTCTTTGATGTCGCGAAAGATCCCGCGATCTCGGTGTCGGCCGGTGCCAAGGTTTACTGGGACGCGACCGCTGGCCAATCGGTCACGACTGCGACCGGCAACAAGTTGCTCGGCAAAGCCGTGCTTTCCGCTGGCACCAACACACCCATCGTTCGTGTTCGACTTAGTCAATAA